A single window of Bordetella genomosp. 11 DNA harbors:
- a CDS encoding TIGR03759 family integrating conjugative element protein, with amino-acid sequence MKHSLIPVLLLATLHLPVSAQQTPQQAANVQPARTSQSQITHSQEARQAKEWGLRDDEFARYRELMEGPIGVYSPNLDPLSVLGIEARADEERRRYAELQVQVEARRVEKLLAYQRAYDDAWQRLNPGMQRVNLPDDKPGAATSTSPLRGSGRTAVFVKDGCEACGQLVQRLQSSGTEFDLYMVGSRQDDARIRDWAKRTQVDPARVRGGSITLNHDGGRWLSLGLPGELPAVVREVNGQWQRQP; translated from the coding sequence ATGAAACATTCCCTCATTCCCGTCCTGTTGCTGGCCACGCTGCACCTGCCGGTGTCGGCGCAGCAGACGCCGCAGCAAGCCGCCAACGTCCAGCCCGCCCGCACCAGCCAGAGCCAGATCACGCACAGCCAGGAAGCGCGTCAGGCGAAGGAATGGGGTTTGCGCGATGACGAATTTGCCCGTTACCGCGAGCTGATGGAGGGGCCGATCGGCGTTTATTCGCCCAACCTGGACCCGCTGTCGGTCCTGGGCATCGAGGCCCGCGCTGACGAGGAACGGCGACGCTATGCGGAACTGCAGGTGCAGGTCGAAGCACGCCGCGTCGAGAAGCTGCTCGCCTATCAGCGCGCCTATGACGACGCCTGGCAGCGTCTGAACCCCGGCATGCAGCGCGTGAACCTGCCCGACGACAAGCCTGGCGCTGCCACAAGCACCAGTCCCTTGCGCGGTAGCGGCCGGACTGCGGTGTTCGTGAAGGACGGCTGCGAAGCCTGCGGACAGCTCGTACAGCGCCTGCAATCCTCGGGCACCGAGTTCGACCTGTACATGGTCGGTAGCCGCCAGGACGACGCACGCATCCGCGACTGGGCCAAGCGCACGCAAGTCGACCCGGCGCGCGTGCGCGGTGGCAGCATCACGCTCAACCACGATGGCGGCCGCTGGCTGTCGCTGGGCCTGCCCGGCGAACTGCCCGCAGTCGTGCGCGAGGTGAACGGCCAATGGCAACGCCAACCCTGA